A window of Mustela lutreola isolate mMusLut2 chromosome X, mMusLut2.pri, whole genome shotgun sequence genomic DNA:
GAAACTAACATGGAGAGCCCTCAGATTGCCCATCTCCTCCAGCTTCTTGCCTGGATAGAGTTTACAGGCTATCGCACGGGGAGATTGGAAACAAACAGAGCCCAGTGGAGGACCTGAGTGAAGGAGACAGAGTTGAGAATTCTGAGAGGCGAACATGACTAGAATttgctggaaggaagggaggggagagacacaCGGAGAGGTAGTTTCAGAGAGCTGTGGAGGTTTCTTCGGGGTGCAGTGTATGAGCAAGGGGGAGTGGTGGTAGGGACTTCCATTTTCTGTGGTGAGTTGTGTGGGTAATGGTGCCACTTACTGAGGTGGTGAagatgggaattttaaaaacaagggagagagggagtgtgagTGTGTGGGAGGAGGAGGTTTACCAAGTGACTGGCTCTAGACAGACTCACTATGAAGAGCCCTCAAGACATCCATGCAGAGATGTCAGGTACGAGAATGAATAGACGGCTCTGGATCTCAAAGGTGAAGTTCAAACTGGGGCTGTAGATTTTGGAGTTATTAGCATATTAGCATAAATAGTTatatagaagagagagagagagagagagagagagagagagaggcttatagaaaaacaaatgtaatgaAAGCCCACATCATCAGAAAAAAGATGTAGCTatatatggtgatggatgttaactgacTAACTGCAGTGATCATCtcataatatataaaacttttgaatcattatgttgtacacctgaaactaacataaggttagttgtcaattatatctcaattttaaaaaggagaaagcaagaaaaaactaaataataaagcaaatagcAAAACGAATATAAGAGTCCACTATGGTTTTTGTAAAAAGCACAGGTTCAGTTTGAGATGGGAACGTAGTATTTTCTACTAGCACTGAGCAGTCTGTCAAGGCTTTCATTTCTAGGGTCTGGTCACCTCCCACGGAAACATGTTACACAGGAAGGGCTGAAGAGACGCAGGCTGCTGACAGTGGCGGTTGCTATGCAACAGCTGAGGAAAGCCATCCAACCAGCCAGAATTGATACTGGGCACTGGAGAGTAAAAGCTGTGGTCCTAGCAATAGCTTCCATTCATGCACAGGAGTCCCGGAGAGactgactttaaaaacaaatataaaagccCACCAGGGTTTTTGTCAAAAACACAGGTCCAATCGGAGTTGGAAACATAGCATCTTCTCCCTCCAAAGCGGTTCCTCCAGTCATTCTGGAAGCATAGCAGCCTGGTTTGGGCTGGGTAAGTAAGTGCTTCCTGTGCTTCCCATTTTTGCATATTGAGAAACCGGGCTCAGAGACGTCCGGTGACCTGGGCAGGCTCACACAGCTAGCAACAGACTGGCCAGGCACTCCTTCCCTGGAGTTCTGAAGACAAGCCCAGCTTCTTTCCACAAGACCACAACTGCCCCAAGCCCCTGCCCTGGAAGGAACCCCGGGGCAAACATTTACTCTGAATCGGGGCTCGCCATGGCTCAGGCACACAAGTACCTGATTGTCCTGGCTGCTTCAGCAGGCACCAGGAAGGCCTCAGGGGCAGCCTGTTTGTGTCCCTCACAGCGAAGAGGCCTGACAGTTGGGGCAGGGAGTGGATCCCAAGGAGCAATTCTCACACCTGGATGGACCCACCTAGAGTAGGCGAGCGGTGTTCCTACCTGTGTCCTGGATGCAGAGCATGAGCTTGGGTCTCAGAGAGCACAAACTTTGCTTGTTTGGGACAGGTGTTGGCAGGGCagaagaggggtgtgtgtgtggtttgggAGGAGTAGGTCTGTCGCTCAAACTGGAGAGGGGAGCCCACCTCCGTCCCCACGCCAGCACTATGGGGACATGGGGTTTGGAGTCAGGGAGACTCAGGCCCACAGTTTGTATTTTCTGTTGACTGGCTCTGTGGCCTTAGCTGTTCCTGCGGTGTgtctgtgcctcagctttctgttctgtaaaatggggatgctgACATCtgcctcccagggctgctgtgagAAGACCAGCCCCAGCACCCAATGTGCTGTGGTGCCCAAGCCGCATTAAGAGCAGCtggggaagggtgcctgggtggctcagtgggttaagcctctgccgtcggctcaggtcatgatcccagagtcctggaatcgagtcccatatccggctccctgctcggcttctccctctcccactcctcctgcttgtattccctttctcgtTGTGTCCCTCTGtttccaataagtaaataaaatctcaaaaaaaaaaaaaaaaaaaaaaaaagagtagctgGGGAAGCAAATGCTCCCAGGGTGTCTGGGGGCCGCAGGGATGGATAGTGCTGGGGAACACAAAGGCAAGTGGCACCCCCTTCCATTCCTTTGTTGCAGTTAGAGACCCAACTAGAGACCTCTGTGTCTGTGACCCAGGGGTCATGCTGGGGAAGCCAGGCATAGTGTACCTCAGACCACACCAGAGGAGCTTAGCGGGAACCCAGAGGGCAGGGAAGAGAAGTGCGAGGATCAAGGGTAGATGATTGGGTGGTCCAAGGGCACCACAGGCTGTGAGAGCGCGCGCCTCGGGTCAGAGGAGGGGTGAGGGGTATCTGGAGGGAAGGCGAaaaagccccccaccccgcccacccaCTCGCTGGATCGCAAGAGCACTGGGGACTCGGTGGAGAGGGCTTTTGTTGGGAAAGCGGGCGGGCTGGAGGGGTCCGCGCATGCGCAGCCTGCCCggccgcgggggtgggggggggtgtgcgCGGAGAAAAGGGGCGGGGTGGTCGGAGCTGCTGTGCTGGCAGCAGTAGGCGAGGGCGCGGCTGCGGGGTTCCTGGTGCTGAGGACGGACGCCATTGGAGCCCCAGGGAAGGTAAGGACCCTGCAGCCTCAGAGCGGACAGGGAGAGGGCGAGTGGAACCCGGCACGCtgcgccctccccacccccacacccggATCTGAACAAAGCCCAGGCACTCAGAACCCGACCCCTCTTAGACCCAAGGTCTAGGTAggaccctccccccgccccctcgccGCCCTCTCCCGGTAGGAGACGCAGGACTCTCTGATCCGAGCCCTACTTACACCAGAGCCTAGGATCCGAACCCCTTCAGCAGACCCGTGTGCTGCCTGCTGAGCTTCCTTAGAGCGGCGGCCCTACCCCCACCTCAACCACTCCTAGATCACTCCCAACCAGCTGACCCCGTTGCCCCTTTCCTGGAGTTGCAGCCCTGGGGTTTGAGACCTCCAGCGCTCCAATCCATGCCTCACCTGGTCCGAGCCCCTAacgccccccacccgcccccaccccttaGAGCTCCTCCTGTATGAGCCCAACCCAGACCTCAATCAGCTGAATGCCCCCGCCCGGACCTAGCCGGAGGGTCTCTGGATGCAGTTTCCCATAAGCTTTTCCAGGCCCCTGTTGTCTAAGCCCTCTTGTGTCATCTGCTCCCCTTTCATCGTTAAATCAAAGCCCTTTGTTTCTCCCTGTCTCCATGCACATCCCCTGTGGGACTCTTGAGACCCAAGCCCGCCAGTCCACCCCCTATTCAAATCTAGCGGCTGGGATGGGGAGCCTGCCCATCCTAAACTCCCCTTTAAGTGCCGGGTCTCTCCcaccacctctctccctctcctagaGCTCTGTCTCTGACAGACTCTAACCCAACAgataccctcccccccccccgcgagacttcccccgcccgcccccgcctTCTCCCCCGCCTTGTACTGCCTAGTAACCTGATGATtgccgacccccccccccacctcctgagAGATCCCACCTCCCACTggatccctccccctccccctgaagAGGCCTTACCCTCCCTCCCAGGctgagctctcttctccttgggacCCCCAGGCATGGCTGAGGGAAGCTACCGCGTGGAATCGGAAGCCTACAACGTTGAAGACATGGATGAGGGTAGTGATGAAGTCGGGGAGGAGGAGATGGTTGAAGGAAACGACTATGAAGAGTTCGGTGCTTTTGGAGGCTATGGCACCCTCACCAGCTTTGACATCCGTATCCTCAGAGCCTTTGGGAGCTTGGGTCCAGGCCTTCGCATCTTATCGGTGAGGCCCCTTGGGGGCCACCTGCTGGCCCTGggccttctgccccctcccccatgaagctgctggggaggggaggggcggtggATCAAAGGGAGGGTTGAGTGGGGGAAGGAATGcccagcttccccagccttccctctcctgctcagaGAAAGGGGGCTTAGGAAGgtttggggggcggggtgggcgcTGGCTGCAGGGAGGAGGCTGGCCAGCACAGGGAAGCATCATGGGAGCACACAGAGCTGTCTGCCTTCCCCTACCCTTCTCTCTGGCTTTGCAGAATGAGCCCTGGGAACTGGAAAACCCTATGCTGGCTAGGACTCTGATGGAGGCATTTCAGCTGGATCCAGAAACACTTGCCAATGAGGCTGCTGCCCGTGCTGCCAACGTAGCCCGTGCAGCCGCCTCCAACCGTGCTGCTAgggccgccgccgctgctgctcgTGCCACCTATAATCAGGTGGTTGCTAACCGCCCGGTGGCCACAGACCAGGCTTCAGGAGAAGATACTCAGCCCATGACCTATGCGGCCCAGGCTCAGGCAGCTGCCCCGAGACAGGCAGCTGCCCCCGAGACAACCCTGGCTGCTCCATTGCCCCCTTCCTCCCAGATGCTAGTCAACAGTGAGATGGCCGCCCCCGGGGCTCTGGCAGCGTCCACTCAGCCCCAGCCAGTCTCCCAGGCCCAAGAGGCCGCTACCGAGGGCCCCAGTACCGCCTGTGCTTTCGCTCAGGCTCCATGTGCTAGTGAGATGGATGCCACCCGGCCCAAGACAGCTTTCCTGGGTCAGAACGATGTCTTTGATTTCACCCAGCCAGCAGGTGTCAGTGGCATGGCCTTTCCACGCCCCAAGAGGCCCGCCCCGGCCCAAGAGGCTGCCCCAGAGGGCCCCAGTGCTGCCTCCTCGGGGGTGCCCCAGGCGGCACCAGCCAGGGAAGGGGCAGCCACCCGGCCCAAGACGACCAAGTCCGGAAAGGCTCTCGCCAAGACTCGGTGGGTGGAGCCTCAGAATGTTGTGCCAGCAGCTGCCACCAAGGCCAAGGTGGCCCCGAGCATCCCTGAGCCCGAGGGTGCAGCTGCCACCGCTCAGCACAGTGCTGAGCCCTGGGTCAGGATGGGAGGCAAGAGGACCAAGAAGGTGAGACCTCCCTGCTATCTCCCATCCCCCCTTGCTCCCCTCCATTCTCTGCTTAGTCCtcatccctgccccctcctccccctcccctcccctcccctctccccttctctcagcTTGTGCATGTTTGTCCAACCCAAGTGCAATAGCGTGCTTTGACTGCACAAAGTCTCTGCCCTCAGGCCTGGAGGGAGAAGAGGTTGGCTCAGTGCCGGGCACGTAGTAAGCACTCAGCACACGTCATCTGCTGTTTGTACTACTTGATTTCCAAGCACCTGCTCTGGTTAAGATGTGTGCTGGGCACTTTTGCACGGCGAACCTGGTAGCCCTgggtctctcctccctctctcgctATAGTCCAAGCACCTGGATGATGAATATGAGAGCAGcgaggaggagagagagcctcCTGCGGTCCCACCGACCTGGAGAGCGTCGCAGCCCCCATTGACGGTGCGGGCTCAGATGGCTCCCCGGCCCCCCATGGCCCTGAGGTCCCAGGTACCCTCAAGACACGTACTGTGCTTGCCACCCCGCAACGTGACCCTTCTGCAGGAAAGGGTAAGAAACCTGCCtttcccccatctcccacctctcctctcctgtgggccAGTTCTTGGAGGTCACCCATGTCTTGATCTCCCTGTGCGGTGCTCCTTCTCCAGGCGAATAAGTTGGTGAAATATCTGATGATTAAGGACTACAAGAAGATCCCCATCAAGCGCTCAGGTAGGCAACCCGGGCCCCCTCCCCGAGCTCTGCCCTTCCATTGTCCCATCTGGCATCAGATGCCTCCACCCAGCATGCCCAGCTGATCGCCGCATTTGCACAGTaaggggggtggggctgggggtgggggttgggtccCCAATGGTGCTCCCCTCAGCAGGGCTGACCAAGGGGCTGCTGCAGCTCTTTGGCCCCTGCTCAGCCCAGGTGCTCTCTGCACTTCTCTCACCTCCTGCAGACATGATGAAGGATGTCATCCGAGAATACGACGAACATTTCCCCGAGATCATTGAACGAGCAACATACACCCTGGAAAAGGTGGGcgagtgcctgggcagctcatggTGGTGCCAGAGCTGCAGGGGAGCCTTGAGCCCTGCAGCTCCTTGAGGCCCCCTTTCAGTACTACCTGCTCTGGGAAAGCTTCCCTAGCTTCTCCTCCTGGGAGCATCCACTGCATACTTCCTTCCCTGGAGGTTCCCTCTCCCTCGGATTCTTTATTGTCCCTTGTCTCCTGAAGTGGGTTCTGTTGCCTTGGCCAATGCCAGAGCTCCCACAAGGCAGTCCCTCTGCAGCCTCTCTTCTTGAGTCTTCCCTATGACTTCGGGGTCCCTGCGAGGGAAACTTCTAATGGGGAACAGAGGGACTGTCTGCAGGACAGGCAGTGTGGCTTTCTGCTCTCATGCTGTTTCCTCCCCCATGTAGAAGTTTGGGATCCACCTGAAGGAAATCGACAAGGAAGAACACCTGTACATTCTCGTGTGCACGCGGGACTCCTCAGCTCGCCTCCTGGGAAAGTAAGAAAGGGCAGGAGGGTTGGGGCCTTCCTCACTggtgcctccccctccccttcttctcagagaaatggaaaaacaggggCCTTGGTGCCTGGCACAGCTCCCACCCACCATTAGTGGTGCCCAGTGATTAGGGGATGAAAGGGGAAGTAGCCTGGAGTGAAGCCTTGGTGCTCACAGggctcccccctaccccccacccccaccccactaccACACCACCCCGTCTTcccaggaaagcaggctccttgttgcctgcctcttcctgctACGTGCCTGGTCTGGGCTTGGCAGAGTGGtcctgggagaaggaggcttcccatcCAGTGTGACTCCTAATGCTCAAAGGGCAGGGGAGGTCTGGATGCTCCCTCTAGACATACTGTTGCCAAGTGGTTGCTCCCCGCCTGAACCCACGTGTTTGCATCCACATTTAAGGCGCGAAACGACTCAGTCTCAGACAGAGGAATGAATGGTCTGGATGAGAGAGCAAGCCATATGTAGAGTGGGAAGACCACCCGGTCGCCCAGCCATCTGGGAAGAGCTAGTTGGGTGAGCAAGCCCTAGTCCCTGGGGCAAACGGCTGCTGGACAGGATCTCTCTTTCTACACCTTCAGGACCAAGGACACTCCCAGGCTGAGCCTCCTCTTGGTGATTCTGGGAGTCATTTTCATGAATGGCAACCGTGCCAGCGAGGGTGAGTGGCTGGGTCCGCAGCTGGGGGGTTGCCCACAGTCAGCTTTGTGTGCTGAAGTCTCGTGGCTCTTCTCCCCTCACAGCTGTCCTCTGGGAGGCACTGCGAAAGATGGGTCTGCGCCCTGGGTATGATTGGGCTCTCGGCTTCCCCCTCTCGGCGCTGTCCTTGGGCACCAGTGGCCCTGGGATGGGATTAGCTTGGGGGCCTAGGGCAGGGGAGTGGACGTCTTGGACTGGGTAGGGCTCAGAGGGTGCATGGGGAAGTGGTCCtgaactcccctcccctctctgctccaTGTCCCTTCTCTGTTCCCAGATGAGATCCAAGAGAACCCATCAGAATTAGGGGTTCCAGTCACAGCCTTGCCTAAGGCATCCCTGACATGTGTGGCCCTGTGACCCCTGCTGCCATCCCAGGCCTCCATGGGGAtgcccctgcccccccgccccccggccccgcGCGCTACCGGCTGGGAAGCTCTCCGCCTTGATAGGGGGTGCTCCTGCCCCCATCTGGGCACTGCCACTGTCTATAGTTACGGATTCCTTTCCTGGCCTTCAGGGTGAGGCACCCATTCCTTGGAGATCTGAGGAAGCTCATTACGGAGGATTTTGTGAAGCAGAAGTAAGTAGTGGCCAAGTTAACTTTGTCTCACGCTCATGCATTCCTCGTGGGCTGGTCTGGCTGCGCAAGCCATTCCCCGTGCCAGATCTTGGCACCAGAGGGATAGGTGTCTCTGGTGTGAGGGTGGGCGGGGTATGTGAGTGTTGTCAGGGAGTAGAATTCCAGCGCAGCCTTGGGGAAAAGGAGTCGAAGTTGACAGAGTATTAGAACCACACTGCCATTTGGTACCTGCCCCGCGGGCTGCAGGAGAATTTCTCCTGctttccatcccaggaacctggggctCAGAGAGTGGAAGTCTGAGTATGGCCCTGGCTAGTAAGGGGCCCATTGGGTCCTGGAGCCCCGTGCTCCAAAAACTTTCTGGTCAGGCCCACCCTGTCCTACCTAGGTCCTTGGAGAACACACAGGTGACACTTGCACATGCCCACGTGCACGCAGACGCGCGCAGGCGCGCACACGCAGAGTGGAGGGCATGCACGGAGTGTGCCGCTTTTCTCCCCTTTACGGTCCTCTTCTATGGTGGACTGTCCCAGGGTTCCACTAGGCCGTGGGTGGGGGCCTGTGATGGAGTGTGCTCATGGCAGGGGGCCTGAAGAAGTGGCTCCTGTGGTTACAACACACCCGACGGGAATCTGGGTTCATTGTGACAAGGGGCATGAAACTTGTGGCCTTCCTACAAACAGATACCCGACACGTGTCCCACCCCGCACCTCGACGTGGCTTCTTTGTAGGCCTCAGTCCTGGAGGCAGAAACCCCAGGAGTGAGCGTGGGAGCGAGGCATGGGCTGGAGGGCCGGGACGGTCCTCCCTCAGGAGCTGAGCTGCAGTAtcggggctgggcaggggctaCCTGGGGTCCCTTGGTGCAGCGACAGGTCTGCCTGGCTCTGGAAGCAAACGTTTCTCTTCCTCTTGCACTGAGGTACCTGGAATACAAGAAGATCCCCAATAGCAGCCCACCCGAGTATGAATTCCTCTGGGGCCTGCGAGCCCGTCACGAGACCAGCAAGATGAGGGTGCTGAGATTCATCGCCCAGGTAACAGAGAGCCTCTGTTTGGGGCCCGGCGGTGGGGTGTGGGTTTGGCACTTGCCGTACCTTCTCTGGTTCTTGGCTATGGCCTCCTCCTGAGGCCATTGGTCCAGTGAGGATCCGGACAGGTTCCTAAGTCGGTAACTTAGGCAAGTTCACAGGTGTCGTAAGTGTGAGGGATGGGGTGAGGTCCCGGGGCTGGCACGGAGTCATAGGAGAGTCGGATTCC
This region includes:
- the LOC131821705 gene encoding melanoma-associated antigen D4, which produces MAEGSYRVESEAYNVEDMDEGSDEVGEEEMVEGNDYEEFGAFGGYGTLTSFDIRILRAFGSLGPGLRILSNEPWELENPMLARTLMEAFQLDPETLANEAAARAANVARAAASNRAARAAAAAARATYNQVVANRPVATDQASGEDTQPMTYAAQAQAAAPRQAAAPETTLAAPLPPSSQMLVNSEMAAPGALAASTQPQPVSQAQEAATEGPSTACAFAQAPCASEMDATRPKTAFLGQNDVFDFTQPAGVSGMAFPRPKRPAPAQEAAPEGPSAASSGVPQAAPAREGAATRPKTTKSGKALAKTRWVEPQNVVPAAATKAKVAPSIPEPEGAAATAQHSAEPWVRMGGKRTKKSKHLDDEYESSEEEREPPAVPPTWRASQPPLTVRAQMAPRPPMALRSQVPSRHVLCLPPRNVTLLQERANKLVKYLMIKDYKKIPIKRSDMMKDVIREYDEHFPEIIERATYTLEKKFGIHLKEIDKEEHLYILVCTRDSSARLLGKTKDTPRLSLLLVILGVIFMNGNRASEAVLWEALRKMGLRPGVRHPFLGDLRKLITEDFVKQKYLEYKKIPNSSPPEYEFLWGLRARHETSKMRVLRFIAQNQNRDPREWKAHFLEAVDDAFKTMDVDMAEEHARAQMRAQMNIGDEALVGRWSWDDIQVELLTWDEDGDFGDAWARIPFAFWARYHQYILNSNRANRRATWRAGVSSGTNGGASTSILDGPSTSSTIRTRNAARTSANFFSWIQQR